The genomic window CAGATAAAAAGTGTTGCCCGGATTGCTTAACTTATCAATGTCAGTGTGATGATTTTTGTTGTATTCATCAATTTTTGAGTTAATCCCATCAATATACTCTTTATTGTCAAGTACAGATAATGAATCGGTTTTTTTTACTCCTTTCATGTTCATTAAAACAGGATCTGAAAATTCAGCAGTCCAAAAGACATCGGGATGTCTGAATTTGTATTCCAAAGCAAGATAATGATTTGACATATACCATGATCTGCTATAAATTTTATTATATTGTCGGTCACCAATCAATTTCAAGCCCTGATTAATGAAATTAAAGATACACTCAACAGAGTCACGTTCCGAGTTAACTGATGTGGACAATCTTTCATTGATAAAGTTATTAATTTCCTTAAAACTTAAATCATCTTCATTTCCAAGACTGTTGTGTAAAACGTCAACTTTTAGATTATTTTTAATAATTCTCTTTCCAACTACCATTCCACTTATATCTTTATCAGGCGGAAATTTAAATGAAATGAATAAATTATCAGCATTAGTTTTTTTAGAATCCAACAAAAAAATCACCGGTTACAGTAGTGTTTATTTGTTATAATTAAAATAAATTTCTAAAAAAGAACATTCATAGAAACTTAAGATTTTTCTTCATACTATTAAATGCCGAATAATTAAAAATAAACAAAGAGCATCTTGAAGAAAATATCAAAGTAGATGAACAAGAAGGATTGGAATTGAAAACAATCTGGAAATTCTGTTCAATATTTCTAAAAACACTATCAAATGTCTTTGCTAAAACTCAAGAATTAATTTTTAAAAAAGGCAAATAATAATTCAATTTAAAATAAAAAAAATTTCCATAGAAAAATTCACTTTTAGCAGACATACAATTAAAAAAATGCATTACCTCCCAATAAAAGAAGGCTATTTAACAAAGTATTTTTTCTTTGAAATTTTCTTTATTTTTTTATTTAATTTATCACGCCCGGAAATTAGTAAAAATTCTTCAATTAATGCATCTGTTTTTGGATCAATAGAAAATGTCATTCCGTGCTTAGAATATTTTTTTAATGTTGAAATAGGTTTTTTTAATTCTTCATTAACTTCTTCAAATTGTTTTTCATCATTTAAATCCAATGTTAATAAATAATCAATATTGTCCTTGAAGTATTGTTTATATTCCAATTGTTTATTTGTCATTTTAACTAAATGCCAAACATTTGCAACAGAAATTCTTTCTTTATCATGTTTTCTTCTTTCCCATACAACTTCTTCATGAAGACTTCTAGCTTCATTTATAAGTTCTTCTGTTGCTTCAATGACTTTTTCATATCCAATTTCAGTATCAATAATAACATTTTTTTTAATTTTTTGCTCGTTTATTTCTTTTTCTTTAAAGTGTTCATTATACATTTCTGTGAAAAATTCATCAGTGCATTTAGGCAAACATAGTTTAAATCCATCAACTTCATATCTAGTAATTTCTTTTAACAATTCTGAAGATAAATTATATTTGATAATGCGAACTAATGAATAATTTTGAATATCATTCCAGTTATTAATAAAAATACGTTCTTTAATCTCTTTATAATAACGTTTATGCCCACCTGTTAATGCATAAATTCTATTTAAAAAATCTGTAATTAATTTTAGATACCAAAATTTGTCATTTACAATTACACGATTTAAGGTTTTACGTAATTTTCTTTCAAATGATAATCTTTTTGTCCAACTTTTAATAATACTGCCATCCAGCTCTGCAAATTTGCGTATTGGATATATGCGAACATGAATTCCCTTATGAATATTATGATTTAGATTAACCATATTAAAATAAGTGGTATTTTTATTCCCGTAAACAACATAAAATGGATTAAATTGAGGGTTATTGAATATTCCTTCAACATAGCGGTTATCACTATACTTACTTTCAATAATCTCACAAAAACGGTCAATATCTCCCATTGTCATAGCAACAGCTATCATCCTAGATCCATGTTTTACAGTATGATTAAGATAAGCATTTAAAGCGGTTTTACCTATTAAAATATATGTTAATCCATTTTTTGAGCAGATCTCATCAATTTCTGTAAGTAATTCTAATTGTATATCCTGTTTAGTCTTCATTATTTAACTCCTCAATGAAATCACGCTCTAAATCTATACGGCTAATACCGGATTCATCTTCAATTTTTTGCCAAATTAAACCATTTCTTGTATTATAGCTGGCTTTTTTATAAAGTTCCATTGCCTCTTTATTTAAACCACATTCTAATTTTGCTTTAGCCTGAGTGGCCATTACTTCACCATCAAATGGATACATATCTAAAATTTCATAACATAATTTATCTATACCCTTATAATCATCTAAGGAATCTGCATTATTTTCCATAATCCATAGTTTAGAACGATACATATCCAATAAGTTTGGATATTTATCATCATATTCATTAATTAATGATTGAACTAATAACTCATCTTTTTTATCATAGCGGGCAACTGATAAATCTCTACATAAACTTATGATATTATTTATTTCAATTAATTCTTCAGATAATGGGGCTTCCTTCATTTTACGTATGTTTAAAAACTTAGAAGCATTGAAATACTCACCTTTTCCAATATAACATGACAATAATGTTGCAAGATTTTTATCAGAAATAGGAACCACTATACCGTATCTACGAACATCCACATTTAACTGTAATGAAATATAATTTTCAAATTCTGCCAATACGGAATTATAATCTCTTTTTTCTTGCAAATTACGGAAATAATCTTCTTTTCCATCAATCTTATTAGATATATGTTCGGATTGAACAAAAACTTTTTCTTTAGTAACTAACCTATCAATTTTTCGTCTATTATGGAATACACGTGCATTGCTACGTTTATTTTTTTTAAATTTCTTAAAGACGGAATCCCGATTTATTTTATTAATATATCTATCAGTATATTCATTAAATGGAATTTCAATATCCTGAAATGCATTATGAACAACCTGCTCTTCATAATCAGGAACATACATCCAACTATCACCATAAGCAATTCTGAATATTCCTTCAGCGATTTCAGCAACAGGCAATAGCATGCCCTCAAAGCTTTCTAATCTGCCCTCACCAAAATATTTTTTTTTATACATCAATATTTGAATTCCCCAACGCATACAGAATGTATCGCATTCTTCTGTTGAAAAATGTTGTAACTGCTCTTCAAGTTCCTTAATAACAGTTTCTTCACCTTCGCAATCAACTCTGCGGCAGTATTTTTCATATAAACTATAATGTTCCTGCCACTCGTCTAATGATAAATTTTTATTTACAACAAAATAGGGGGACATTAATTCTGTATAGATACGAAGTAATTTTATGTATTCTTCAATCTTTTCTTTGTCAGTAGGCATTGGATCCATAATCAAGAATTCAATATGTTGTCCACATGCTTTTCCGGCTAATGCCTGGGATTTATAAATAGCTGTAGTTGTAATATCAACATAACGGACAATTGGGTTATTATAATATTTCGTATTCTCATTGTATATGAAAGTACGTCCTTCAGGAACAACATTTTCTTCTGTTTCTAAAACATGCCTTAATTTATTCCAATTATCCCTTGTAATATATAAATCAATATCATCATCCCACGGTAAAAAACGATGATTTCTAACAGTGCCTAATGCAGTACCTCCTGCTAAAAAATATTTAATATCATATTTAGTACAGATATCATCTATTTCTGATACCAATTTAAAAAGGTTTTCTTGTACTTTATTCATTCGGCTCAAAGCAATTTCCCCCATACATATAGAAAAAATAAAATCTATTTATTATTTATAAGATTGCTTATTGCAACAACTAATTCTTCAATATCATCTATTGAATGTTTACCTACATGGGAAACGCGAAACATTTTTTTACCTAAATCTCCACCATTGGGATTGACAGTAAATCCATACTCATCAATTAATTTTTGGTATATCACATCTGCATTCTCATCTGGAAATATTACTGGTGTTACTGCATTAGATAATGGATATGTAGGATAATCCAAACCTATTTCTTTAATCCTTTTTCTAAAGTAAACAGCAAGTTCATTTGTTTCCTTAATGATATTGTCAATACCTTTTTTTTCTAAACGTTTAACCATATTTTCTAATTCAATTATTATACGTACTGCTGGAGTAAAAGGAGTTTGTCCTCTTTCAGCATTTTTTAAATGATTTTTAAAATCAAAATAAAGGGTTTTTGAATCAATAACCTCAACTCTTTTTAACATTTTTTCACTTAATGAAACAATAGATAATCCCGGAGCTAATGATAATGCTTTTTGTGAGCTTAAAATAACTGCATCAATTCCATATTTATCCATATTAATTTCATCAGCTAAAAAAGCACTAATGGCATCAACAACAAAAACTAAATCATGCTCACAACAAACCTGAGATAACATTTCAATATCATATAACTGGCCGTTTGAAGTTTCATCCAAATTTACAAGTAAACCGGTGAATTTTTCATCACCAATCGCTTCTTCAATCATGTCTTTTGTTAAAGTTTCATTTTCAAATTTAACTGATTTATATGGAATATCATGAACTTCACAAATTTGAGCAAATCTATGTCCGAAAGAACCTCCTTCAATTACAATTAATTTATCTTCTTTTGAAAAACAGTTCAAAACTGTTGCTTCCATAGCACCAGTTCCTGATGAAGTTAATAAAATAATTTCCCCATTTTCATTAAATAATAATCTTTTTAAACCATCACAAACTGAAAATACCACCTCTGAAAATTCATCATTTCTAAAGTAAGGTACCTGTTTTCCACCAAGTTCCAATGTTTCCGGGAACATTTCAACCGGTCCAATTGTAAATAAATGACTCATATTTATCCCCCCATTATTTATATCATGAAAAATTTATCTCTGCAATAACAATATTCAATTTCATTTTCTAAATCCAATGAATTTCTATAGAACTGTAAAGCAAAATATAAATCATGTATAGCTAAACCATAATTATAAACTAAAATTCTCTCTTTATCATTGGTACGGCCCTCTGCTTTGCCCAACAATACATCTGTTGTATTTTCAATGGATTTAAATTGATCAAAATATTTAAATCCTCGAATCTGATTAATTTCATCTGTAAATACTTTATCAAAAAATAGATCACAGTTTTGGAAACCTAATGTCATAATTGGTATAACTGTACAACCTTCATTATAACATTCATCACTAGCGAAGTTCTCAGTAACTCTTGTTACAGCAGAAATAATTAAATCGCTATCAATTATTGTTTCTTCATATGTGTCACATAATTCAAATTTAATATTTGGGTATTTTGAGAAATAATCCATAAACCTTTCTTCATGATTATGGTATTTATATAATTTAAAAGTAATTTCACGGTCTTTAATTTGAGACATTAAAACATCAATACATGCAAACATGATATTTCCCAAGCCAAATAAACCTACAGTTTTAAAATCTTTTTTTGCAAACATAATGGCAGAATGTGCAGCAGCAGCTCCAGTTCTTAATGTAGTAATATACTCCATATCCATTAAAGCATTTAAAATACCTGTATCTGATTCATATAGTAAAATATCGCCAAGCATAGTGGAACGATTTTCACCGGGCTTTAATAAATGACGACCAATCATTTTTAAACCAGCAATATTTTCCTCTTCATACATACAAGGCATACACGCATAATAATTGCCATCATCTTGATTCATACGAGACTTGCTGGGCATTTGAAAATCTGTTTTATGTTTTAAAGCAAAATCCACCCAATCAAAAAAGTTATCTGAAGATAACTTAGTACCTATCTTTTTACATGTTTCAAAATCAAAAACCTTAATCATAGTTATACCTCTGTTTTCTAATATGCTCCAAAATTTCAGCAATTTTTAAGGATTCCTCTTCAAAAATACTCTTTGAATCAACACGATTATTAGATAACATTCTAGACATTTCCCTAATTAAATATTTAAAACCATTTCCTTCAAAATTAGTATTAAACAATTGAACGTCGTTAGAACCCGGCGTATGTAATTCAAAACTTTTACTTCTCCACCAATCATCTTTCATACGAATAGTACCTTTTGTTCCAATAATTTCAATTTGATTATCAACACGAACATTATTACCTACATTAATTATTGCTCTGCCTTTTCCATAAACAAAATTCATTGAAGCAAATTCTATATTATCTCCCTCTTTAGATACTTGGAAATCAAAATGCTCATAATTTTCACCCATAATTTTTATCATTGGAAGTAAAGCGACAACACTTAAATCATAAAATAAATTAGAACGGGTTATATCATTTTTAGAAATTGAACAATTAAAACTTAAAATATCCCCAATTAAACCGCCTTGAGTCATCCATAATAATTGATTAAATACATAAATATGAACCATTTTATTATTTTCCATGAAAATAACGTTTTTTTGTTTAGATAACTCAATTAATTTTTTTAATTTTTCTGAACTAAATGATATTGGAGGGTCATATAATACATGCTTTCCGGCCTTAAGCGCTCTGTATATATAATTAAATCTTTCATTAATATCACAATGAACATAAATAATATCGGAAGATTCAATCATCGCATCATAATCCTCAAAAGTATTTTTTACATCATACTTTTCTTTGAATGCATCCAAAATACGGTTATCATCACTATAAACATTTTTAACTTCAAAACCATTAACTAATTTGGCTTCTTTTACAATTTGATTATCATCAACAAAATCACAAACAATACCTATGTCATATTGATTAAAAGTTTCTTCTCTAATTTGAGTACTGGAAATACCTTTTGTTCTTTCCAAATACACCATATTGCAGTATTTAGATAAATGATCGAATTTACCTACCCAATCATCTCCAATGACAAATGAATCTATATCATATTTTATAATATCTCCAATTTTTTGGCCAAGATATTCTTCAACTATAATTTCATCTGCAAAACCTGTTTTTTGCACATTTTCTATTCTAGTTGCAAGTGAATCATAAACATTTAATTTTCCACGTCCAACATCATAATTTTCTCCGGTTACACCTACAACTAAATAATCACCATATTCTTTTGCCCTTTTTAGCATGTTGTAATGTCCTTTATGAAATAGGTCAAATGTTCCATATGTAATAATTTTTTTCATTAAAATCCTCTAAATCAAATTATTAAGATAAAATACATAATTTATATATTATATATCATTAAAACTATTAAAAGTTTCTTAAATATCCTATGGTTCTTTTAAAAACTTGAATGATTTGAATTTTTGTACCTGTCCACACTATAAATCTGATAGTAAAATGAACTCATTTTTTTATATAATTGTTCTTCAAGTAATTTTTTCTACAGAATTTTCCATATTTCAGCCATACTAACATTAAAGAAAAAATAAGTAAGAAAATAATCAAAATTTAATAATGCCTTGTCCCACTCGTTTATTAAATAAATAAATAAATCGTTTTTAATACTTTAATCTTTAAGTGAGATATTCATAAAAAAAAGATTAAAATAATAATTTAATCATCAAATTTTCCTAAGAATTCTTGCATCCTTTTATTGTTTGAGGAAAATACCTCTTCAGGAGAACCCTCTTCAACAATCACACCATTTTCCATGAAAATAATTGTATCAGAAACATTACGGGCAAAATTCATCTCGTGAGTTACAATCACCATAGTCATATTATCTGCCACCAACTGTTTAATTACAGATAAAATTTCGCCTGTTAATTCAGGATCAAGTGCTGATGTAGGTTCATCAAAAAACAAAATGTCCGGATTCATTGCAAGTGCCCTTGCAATAGAAACACGCTGCTGCTGACCACCGGATAATTCACATGGGTATGCATTTTCCTTATCTTCAAGCCCCATTTTTTTAAGTAGCTGACGAGCGTGAGCATAAACTTCCTTTTTATCTCTTTTCTGAACTTTTAAAGGAGCATTAGTAATATTTTTCATAACAGAATGATGTGGGAATAAATTAAAATTTTGGAAAACTAAGCCAAATGTCCCATCAAAATTAATCACACCACTATCTTCCTTCTCAAGATTAGTGATACATCTAAGTAATGTTGATTTGCCTGATCCTGACGGCCCAATAATGGATAATACTTCACCTTTGTCCACATTAAGGGAAATATCCTTTAAAACAACATTATCTCCAAAACTTTTTTTAAGATTTTTTATTTCAAGTAAACTCATAAATACCCCTCTAATCGTAATAATCTAATCTATTTTCCAAGTGTTCCATTACAAATGCAACAATTATATTGAATATGTAGTAGAATATACCTGCAATAAGCAGTGCGGCAATTGATGCATCTGCAGCGGCAATCTGTTTAGCAACTGTAAACATTTCAGGAATTGCAATAACAAATGAAAGAGAAGTATCTTTTACCAGTGTAATTACTTCATTAGTTACTGAAGGAAGAATGATTTTAAATACTTGAGGCAATATGACTATAAAAAATGTTTCAATTTTATTATATCCTAAAACCTGTGCAGCCTCATACTGTCCTTTTGGAATAGCTTCTATTCCACCTCTGTAAATTTCAGCAAAGTAAGCTGAATAGTTAATTGAAAATGCAATAATAACAGCTATAAATCTATAATCAGACGATAGACTAATGCCAAATAGATAATATGGTGCGAAAAATACCACAATCAATTGCAACATTAAGGGTGTACCTCTCATAATTGAAATATAAACCTTCATTAACCATCGTAATGGTGCAAAACTACTCATTCTTCCTCCGGCTACAACTAAACCGAGAGGAAGAGAGAATAGTAATGTAAGCAAGAAGATTTCTATGGAAGTAATCATCCCTCCCAATAATTGTGTTATTACATTACTTAAAATCATATATTTTATTCTCCCTTCAACTAATTAATTAAGGTTGTATTAAAGCGTCTTCAGAAATACCATATTTTTGAGCGATTTTTAATACGGTACCATCTTTAAACATTTCATCCAAAGTGGATTGTACTTTGTCTTTTAACTCTGTGTTCCCATTTTTAAATCCAATACCATATTTTTCAGTAGTAATTGATTCTTTTAAAACTTGGAAATCATCAGTAGCGTTTTTGTTTTTAATATTGTATTCTGCAACACCTATATCCATAGCAATTGCATCACAAACTCCAGATTCTAAATCCAAAAATGCAGTGTTATAATCAGAAACTTCGGTTAAAGTTGCAAAAGTATCAGCTATGGTTTTGTTATCCCCTTGAAGAGCTGCTAAAGCAGATGAATCTTTTTGGGTTTCCACAGTTTTACCTTTTAAATCAGCAATGGAGTTAATTCCGGAATTGGTTTTTACAACAAATATTTGTTTATTATCGAAGTAAGGGTTAGACCAGGTGTAGTCGTTTTCTCTTCCATCAATAGTAAATCCATTCCAAATACAGTCAATAGAACCTGATTCTAATTCGGCATCTTTAGCATCCCAGTCAACAGGTTGTGCTTTAAATGTCCAATTATTTCTTTCACAAACTTCTTTTGCCAATTCTAAGTCGAAACCAGTGTAGTTTCCACTATCATCTTTGTATCCATAAGGCGGGAATTCAGCATCAAAACCAACGACGAAAGTATTGTCATCGTTTGCAGATGAGTCATTTCCACCTAAAAAATCAAAAAATCCTGCGCTTACAGTAGAAAACATCATTAAAGAAATTACTACCAAAGCTAAAATAAAACCTATTTTTTTATTCATAAAAAACACCAGTATTTTTATAGAATAGAAATATTTCTAATCTACAATAATATCTTTTATTTTTTAATATATTTATTTATTGGCTTTGTAGAAAACCTCCTGTTTAATTGGATTTAAGTTAATCTATGAAAAACTGTAAATTATATTTTTGAGTTTTATTTTTTTATTTGAGAGTTGTAAGCTTACGTTTCGGATTATTCTACATGATGTCCTTTTTATCAAGTGAAAATATTGATCCAACATTCATTTTTTTTTTTTGGAATGAACTTCTTGATTAATTCATGATGTCATTTTGAGATTCTGTTATAATTGTATTTTATTTAACACATTTTTTGAATACTTAAATGCACATTAAATGAAGTTTTATTGAGTCTTATGTTTTTATTTATTTCTTTAATTTTTTTGAGTGGCAGTTTTTCCAAAAAATCCAAAGGGTTTAATTTTTCTTAAGTAAAACACAAATTCAAAAACTGTAAAATTAAAAAAAAAGTTAAAATAGAAAAAAATAGGAGTTCTACATAGACAATGATTATAATCTGCGGTAAATATTATTTATTTTATAATTAAGCCAACCCTTAGTTGATTTAACTATCTTCATTTCTTCATTTAATCTGTTATTTTGTTTTTCTAGTTTTTTATATTCTCTTTCCTTACAGATTATAAAACATAAGTTTTCTATTTTCTCATTGATTAGTAAATAATACTTTATTTTCTCCATTTCATCTAAATCTTCAAAAATTTCTGCAGGAATTATTTTTAGAATCGGGATTATTTCTGAGATAATGACATTTTTATATTCTTTATCTGCTTTATCAATCTGATTTATGTATAATCTGAAATCAATTTCAACCAATTTTTTATATAAAACATTAATAAGATTTTTATATTCATCCTTTGAATTAAACAGCTCAATAATTTCTTTTACTATAAATATCCTGTCTCTAATATTTTTAATATTGGTTCTTTCTTGTGTAGTCGATTTGTTTGAATTTCTGCGCCTTCTCCAATAATAGTTCACATCTTTATATACACCAATGGAATTTGTTGATGTGATTAACTGCATTGAAAATAAAATATCCTCGTATAATCTGTCTATAAACTTTATATTCTTTTCCATTAAGAAGCTTGCTTTAATAAATTTATTGCAAGCAGTTGTATCATAAATAAATTCAGGATGTTGTATCAAGTCAGTTTTTTCTATAGATTTTGTAATGGATTTAACATGTAATTCACTTTCCCAAACCTTTTTCTCATCAAATCTCACCATATTAAACAGAATTACATCCTGTTTGAAGTTTTTAGAAAAATCATAGAGTTTTTCATATGCATCCCTATCAATTTTATCATCACTATCTAAAAATGACACATATTCACCGTTAAGTTCCTTTAAACATATGTTTTTGGCAATGCCCTGTCCAGTATTTCTTTCATTTTTTATGACTTTTAACCTATTGTCCTTTTTAGCATATTTTAGTAAAATTTCAAGTGAATTGTCTGTAGATTTATCATCTATACATATTACTTCAATTTCTTTTAATGTTTGATTCAGTACACTTTCCAAACATTCTTCAAGATATTCTTCAGTATTATATACCGGGATTATGATGCTCACCAATGGTTTTTCTATTTTCAATTACATCCCTCTAATTTTAAAAAAAATAAGTGTCACGTCTGTGAATAAACGATTTTTTTAGTTATTTATTTGAAGATTTCATCAGCATACGTTCATTCCTTATTATCATGTTTATGGAACACTCTTCTTAATTTTCTCAGTGATTCTGTTATTTTCCAGCTGTTAGATGACATTATTTCATTATTTATTTTATTTAATTTTTTGTTTTTATTTAATAAAATAGCATTTTTCTCTTTTAGTTCTTTATTTTCACTAGATAAAATAGCATTTTTCTCTTTTAGTTTTTCATTTTCATTTGATAATATGGTGTTTTTCTCATTTAACATATTATGTTTATTTTCTAAATTTCTTACATTGAATTCATAGATTCTTAATTTACATTCGTTTAGATTTTCTGAATTCAGGAGTAATAAAGATTTTTTTGAATTGCTATTAGAAACAAGATCCAAATTTATCTTACTTATTTCTGATTTGGCTATTGAATAGTAACTCTGTGAATTATAAGTCAATAAATATTGGAGGATTTGAGTTGTTTTAAACTCATAAAATTCTTTTTTCAGTTCCTCAAAATAGTTTTCATTTATTAAATAAGATTCGACAATATCACATATTTTGAATATATCTTCCCTTTTTAAATTTTTGTTAATGGTTGAAGTTGGATTTGACAAACGGTAATTATAAAGGAATTCCGGAACAAATGATATTTTTGAAGCTCTTGTTAATGATTTTACATGAAACGGAACATCTTCAAAAATCAGCCTTTCGGGAAATCTAAAATCATCAAACTTATCTAAAAATCTTTTTTTATAAAGTTTACATGGAATAAATGAAGAATTCAAAACGTAATGTTTGATCTCCTTGAAAGTAAATGTGAAATCACTGAAATCTACATTTTTAAAGACATCATCAAGATTAAATCGTGGTTTTGAATAGTTTAGATGATCTTCATCTACGAAATCAGCCAGTTTAAACATTACCATATCCGAATCATTATTTGTAGCATTTTCATATAGTTTTTCCAAGGCATATTGCGGAATATAATCATCTGAATCAATAAAAATGAGGTATTCTCCTTTAGCTATATCCAAACCTCTGTTTCTAGCAATACCCTGTCCTTTATTTTCTTGAGAAAGTATCTGTATACGTTTATCTTCTTTTGCAAAATCTTCTAGTATTTTTAACGAGTTATCAGTAGAACCATCATTTATACATATTATTTCAATATCATTTAATGTTTGATTAACTATACTTTCCAAACATCTTTTTAAATAATTTTCAACATTATAAACGGGCAATATAACTGAAAGTTTAGTCATAAATTCACCATATCATTAATTATTAAATTTTAGTAATTTCCATAAAGATACTGTTATATAAGAATTACATTCATTCATATTAAATATATTTTGGGTTATTGTTTATATATCTTATATTATGAATTGCGTAATTTCGGTTTTTCGGATTGTATGATTCGAATATGCTTTTTTCGTCCATTGAATAGTATCATTCTATTTT from Methanobrevibacter sp. includes these protein-coding regions:
- a CDS encoding glycosyltransferase family 2 protein gives rise to the protein MKIEKPLVSIIIPVYNTEEYLEECLESVLNQTLKEIEVICIDDKSTDNSLEILLKYAKKDNRLKVIKNERNTGQGIAKNICLKELNGEYVSFLDSDDKIDRDAYEKLYDFSKNFKQDVILFNMVRFDEKKVWESELHVKSITKSIEKTDLIQHPEFIYDTTACNKFIKASFLMEKNIKFIDRLYEDILFSMQLITSTNSIGVYKDVNYYWRRRRNSNKSTTQERTNIKNIRDRIFIVKEIIELFNSKDEYKNLINVLYKKLVEIDFRLYINQIDKADKEYKNVIISEIIPILKIIPAEIFEDLDEMEKIKYYLLINEKIENLCFIICKEREYKKLEKQNNRLNEEMKIVKSTKGWLNYKINNIYRRL
- a CDS encoding glycosyltransferase; amino-acid sequence: MTKLSVILPVYNVENYLKRCLESIVNQTLNDIEIICINDGSTDNSLKILEDFAKEDKRIQILSQENKGQGIARNRGLDIAKGEYLIFIDSDDYIPQYALEKLYENATNNDSDMVMFKLADFVDEDHLNYSKPRFNLDDVFKNVDFSDFTFTFKEIKHYVLNSSFIPCKLYKKRFLDKFDDFRFPERLIFEDVPFHVKSLTRASKISFVPEFLYNYRLSNPTSTINKNLKREDIFKICDIVESYLINENYFEELKKEFYEFKTTQILQYLLTYNSQSYYSIAKSEISKINLDLVSNSNSKKSLLLLNSENLNECKLRIYEFNVRNLENKHNMLNEKNTILSNENEKLKEKNAILSSENKELKEKNAILLNKNKKLNKINNEIMSSNSWKITESLRKLRRVFHKHDNKE